A window of the Arachis duranensis cultivar V14167 chromosome 5, aradu.V14167.gnm2.J7QH, whole genome shotgun sequence genome harbors these coding sequences:
- the LOC107490656 gene encoding uncharacterized protein LOC107490656 has protein sequence MRRITSSVLLRTLSAARGGAISFSVPNRFLQVALYGSSAGGARAPRRWWFTYGPFAGASLGVAGALATAVATTSAYQEVFAKEPPPPEALPNDVVLYQYEACPFCNKVKAYLDYYDIPYKVVEVNPLSKKEIKWSEYKKVPILMVDGEQLNDSSAIIDMLGEKIMSKKKAGEDDEETKWRRWVDNHLVHVLSPNIYRNTSEALESFDYITSNGNFSFTEKITVKYAGAAAMYFVSKNLKKKYNITDERAALYEAAETWVDALNGREFLGGSKPNLADLAVFGVLRPIRYLRSGKDMVEHTRIGDWYSRMESVVGESARVNA, from the exons ATGAGAAGGATTACCTCCTCCGTACTCCTCCGGACCTTATCCGCCGCTCGAGGCGGAGCCATCTCCTTCTCCGTCCCCAACCGTTTCCTCCAGGTAGCTCTCTATGGCAGCAGTGCCGGCGGCGCCAGAGCTCCCCGCCGCTGGTGGTTCACCTACGGACCTTTCGCCGGGGCGTCGCTGGGCGTCGCCGGGGCTCTGGCGACGGCGGTGGCCACCACCTCGGCTTATCAGGAAGTCTTTGCCAAGGAGCCGCCGCCGCCCGAGGCTCTCCCGAATGACGTCGTTCTCTACCAATACGAGGCTTGCCCTTTCTGCAATAAAGTCAAAG CATATTTGGATTACTATGATATACCTTACAAAGTTGTGGAGGTCAACCCGCTCAgtaagaaagaaattaaatggtCTGAGTATAAGAAGGTGCCAATATTGATGGTAGATGGTGAGCAGCTAAATGACTCTTCAG CTATAATTGACATGCTGGGAGAGAAGATTATGTCAAAGAAAAAGGCAGGTGAGGATGACGAAGAGACAAAATGGAGGCG GTGGGTTGATAATCATTTAGTACATGTTCTGTCACCAAACATATACCGAAATACTTCCGAAGCACTCGAGTCCTTTGACTACATCACGAGCAATG GAAATTTCAGCTTTACAGAGAAAATTACTGTTAAGTATGCTGGAGCTGCAGCTatgtattttgtgtccaagAATCTGAAGAAGAAATATAACATCACTGATGAACGTGCTGCTCTTTACGAGGCAGCAGAAACATGGGTAGATGCTCTGAATGGCCGGGAATTTCTCG gAGGGTCTAAGCCTAACTTAGCTGACCTGGCAGTGTTCGGGGTTTTAAGACCCATTCGGTATCTGAGGTCGGGAAAGGATATGGTGGAACACACGCGGATTGGTGACTGGTACTCGAGAATGGAGAGTGTTGTGGGAGAGTCTGCCAGGGTTAACGCCTAA
- the LOC127747783 gene encoding translocon at the outer membrane of chloroplasts 64 isoform X1 (The sequence of the model RefSeq protein was modified relative to this genomic sequence to represent the inferred CDS: added 131 bases not found in genome assembly), whose amino-acid sequence MGPPQPANHVWVILGLGFAGIFLITAKLKKKKKSVNNNNFGAFIHNLQLLPPPPPPPPKAPLPLSPLTFALSDLFDIDGHVATFGHPEWARTHEAASQTCPVVSALVEGGATCIGTTVVDELAFGLSGENKHYGTPTNPALPARVPGGSSSGAAVAVAANLVDFALGVDTVGGVRVPAGFCGILGFRPSYGAVSHVGSIPVSKSLDTIGWFARDPNILRLVGHILMQVPYIFQRNPRQIIIADDCFQQLNVPLDRSSQLVIKSAEKLFGRQVLKHINLEDYLSSSVPTLKELSSLKTNGELKVSSLKSLANVMQFLQRHEFRLVHEEWINTVKPDLHPAVSADLYEKFEVSDVEVEHFKSIKNEMRAAVRSLLKNEGILVIPTGADPPPKLGGKEISSKDYWSHAFSLLSIASISGCCQVTIPLGIYEKCPVSVSLIARHGNDCFLLDTLQTMYSTLQEQVDIAAKSKSPRNVVTKEEAAEIAKERGNQAYKDKQWQKAIGFYSEAIKLSSDNATYYSNRAQAYLELGSYLQAESDCTKAISLDKKNVKAYFRRGRAREMLGYYTDAIDGRIFHSVQTCVRQVSACYYISLYFQHALVLEPTNKMASSAAERLRKLFQ is encoded by the exons CCATAACCTTCAGCTTCTTCCTCCGCCTCCTCCTCCACCTCCCAAAGcacctctccctctctctccacTCACCTTCGCCCTCTCTGACCT ATTTGACATAGATGGACATGTTGCTACATTTGGGCATCCAGAGTGGGCTAGGACACACGAAGCTGCCTCTCAGACATGTCCTGTGGTATCTGCGCTGGTCGAAGGAGGTGCAACCTGCATTGGGACTACTGTTGTTGATGAACTAGCTTTTGG TCTTAGTGGTGAAAATAAACATTATGGAACGCCAACCAATCCTGCTTTGCCTGCTCGAGTACCAGGCGGCTCCTCCAGCGGTGCTGCTGTTGCTGTGGCTGCCAATTTGGTTGATTTTGCCCTTG GTGTTGATACCGTTGGAGGGGTAAGAGTGCCTGCTGGATTTTGTGGCATTTTAGGATTTCGACCTTCATATGGGGCAGTCTCTCATGTTGGAAGCATACCTGTTTCAAAAAGCCTGGACACCATTG GCTGGTTTGCAAGGGATCCTAATATTTTGCGACTTGTTGGGCATATACTTATGCAAGTACCATATATATTTCAACGCAATCCACGCCAAATAATTATAGCTGATGATTGTTTTCAGCAACTAAATGTCCCTCTCGACAGAAGTTCTCAGTTGGTCATCAAATCTGCTGAGAAGCTTTTTGGAA GGCAAGTATTGAAGCATATAAATCTTGAGGACTATTTAAGTTCTAGTGTTCCTACTTTGAAAGAGCTCTCCAGTCTAAAAACAAATGGTGAACTTAAAGTTTCGTCATTGAAATCACTTGCAAATGTTATGCAGTTTCTACAAAG ACATGAATTTAGACTTGTGCATGAGGAGTGGATAAACACAGTAAAGCCTGATCTTCATCCAGCTGTTTCAGCAGATTTATATGAAAAGTTTGAGGTATCTGATGTAGAGGTTGAACACTTTAAATCCATTAAAAATGAAATGCGTGCTGCTGTCAGATCTCTTTTGAAG AATGAAGGAATATTGGTTATTCCTACTGGAGCTGATCCTCCTCCAAAGTTGGGTGGCAAAGAGATCTCATCAAAGGACTATTGGAGTCATGCATTTAGTTTGCTAAGTATTGCTAGCATATCAGGATGCTGTCAG GTCACAATACCATTAGGAATTTACGAGAAGTGTCCTGTTTCGGTGTCCTTAATAGCTCGGCATGGTAATGATTGCTTTCTACTGGACACACTACAGACCATGTATTCTACACTCCAAGAGCAGGTTGATATTGCTGCCAAAAGTAAATCACCAAGAAATGTTGTCACTAAGGAAGAAGCTGCTGAAATTGCGAAAGAAAGG GGAAATCAAGCTTACAAAGACAAGCAGTGGCAGAAAGCCATTGGATTTTATTCGGAAGCCATAAAACTGAGCAGCGACAATGCAACATACTACAGTAATAGGGCCCAAGCATATCTAGAACTTGGAAG tTACCTCCAAGCTGAGTCGGATTGTACAAAAGCAATTAGCCTTGACAAAAAG AATGTCAAAGCGTATTTTCGAAGAGGTAGAGCAAGAGAGATGCTTGGCTACTATACTGATGCAATCGATGGTAGGATCTTTCACTCGGTTCAGACTTGCGTGCGACAAGTATCTGCATGCTACTATATTTCCCTGT ATTTTCAACATGCCTTGGTACTTGAACCAACCAACAAAATGGCATCCTCCGCTGCTGAAAGATTGAGGAAACTATTCCAGTAG
- the LOC127747783 gene encoding translocon at the outer membrane of chloroplasts 64 isoform X2 (The sequence of the model RefSeq protein was modified relative to this genomic sequence to represent the inferred CDS: added 131 bases not found in genome assembly) has protein sequence MGPPQPANHVWVILGLGFAGIFLITAKLKKKKKSVNNNNFGAFIHNLQLLPPPPPPPPKAPLPLSPLTFALSDLFDIDGHVATFGHPEWARTHEAASQTCPVVSALVEGGATCIGTTVVDELAFGLSGENKHYGTPTNPALPARVPGGSSSGAAVAVAANLVDFALGVDTVGGVRVPAGFCGILGFRPSYGAVSHVGSIPVSKSLDTIGWFARDPNILRLVGHILMQVPYIFQRNPRQIIIADDCFQQLNVPLDRSSQLVIKSAEKLFGRQVLKHINLEDYLSSSVPTLKELSSLKTNGELKVSSLKSLANVMQFLQRHEFRLVHEEWINTVKPDLHPAVSADLYEKFEVSDVEVEHFKSIKNEMRAAVRSLLKNEGILVIPTGADPPPKLGGKEISSKDYWSHAFSLLSIASISGCCQVTIPLGIYEKCPVSVSLIARHGNDCFLLDTLQTMYSTLQEQVDIAAKSKSPRNVVTKEEAAEIAKERGNQAYKDKQWQKAIGFYSEAIKLSSDNATYYSNRAQAYLELGSYLQAESDCTKAISLDKKNVKAYFRRGRAREMLGYYTDAIDDFQHALVLEPTNKMASSAAERLRKLFQ, from the exons CCATAACCTTCAGCTTCTTCCTCCGCCTCCTCCTCCACCTCCCAAAGcacctctccctctctctccacTCACCTTCGCCCTCTCTGACCT ATTTGACATAGATGGACATGTTGCTACATTTGGGCATCCAGAGTGGGCTAGGACACACGAAGCTGCCTCTCAGACATGTCCTGTGGTATCTGCGCTGGTCGAAGGAGGTGCAACCTGCATTGGGACTACTGTTGTTGATGAACTAGCTTTTGG TCTTAGTGGTGAAAATAAACATTATGGAACGCCAACCAATCCTGCTTTGCCTGCTCGAGTACCAGGCGGCTCCTCCAGCGGTGCTGCTGTTGCTGTGGCTGCCAATTTGGTTGATTTTGCCCTTG GTGTTGATACCGTTGGAGGGGTAAGAGTGCCTGCTGGATTTTGTGGCATTTTAGGATTTCGACCTTCATATGGGGCAGTCTCTCATGTTGGAAGCATACCTGTTTCAAAAAGCCTGGACACCATTG GCTGGTTTGCAAGGGATCCTAATATTTTGCGACTTGTTGGGCATATACTTATGCAAGTACCATATATATTTCAACGCAATCCACGCCAAATAATTATAGCTGATGATTGTTTTCAGCAACTAAATGTCCCTCTCGACAGAAGTTCTCAGTTGGTCATCAAATCTGCTGAGAAGCTTTTTGGAA GGCAAGTATTGAAGCATATAAATCTTGAGGACTATTTAAGTTCTAGTGTTCCTACTTTGAAAGAGCTCTCCAGTCTAAAAACAAATGGTGAACTTAAAGTTTCGTCATTGAAATCACTTGCAAATGTTATGCAGTTTCTACAAAG ACATGAATTTAGACTTGTGCATGAGGAGTGGATAAACACAGTAAAGCCTGATCTTCATCCAGCTGTTTCAGCAGATTTATATGAAAAGTTTGAGGTATCTGATGTAGAGGTTGAACACTTTAAATCCATTAAAAATGAAATGCGTGCTGCTGTCAGATCTCTTTTGAAG AATGAAGGAATATTGGTTATTCCTACTGGAGCTGATCCTCCTCCAAAGTTGGGTGGCAAAGAGATCTCATCAAAGGACTATTGGAGTCATGCATTTAGTTTGCTAAGTATTGCTAGCATATCAGGATGCTGTCAG GTCACAATACCATTAGGAATTTACGAGAAGTGTCCTGTTTCGGTGTCCTTAATAGCTCGGCATGGTAATGATTGCTTTCTACTGGACACACTACAGACCATGTATTCTACACTCCAAGAGCAGGTTGATATTGCTGCCAAAAGTAAATCACCAAGAAATGTTGTCACTAAGGAAGAAGCTGCTGAAATTGCGAAAGAAAGG GGAAATCAAGCTTACAAAGACAAGCAGTGGCAGAAAGCCATTGGATTTTATTCGGAAGCCATAAAACTGAGCAGCGACAATGCAACATACTACAGTAATAGGGCCCAAGCATATCTAGAACTTGGAAG tTACCTCCAAGCTGAGTCGGATTGTACAAAAGCAATTAGCCTTGACAAAAAG AATGTCAAAGCGTATTTTCGAAGAGGTAGAGCAAGAGAGATGCTTGGCTACTATACTGATGCAATCGATG ATTTTCAACATGCCTTGGTACTTGAACCAACCAACAAAATGGCATCCTCCGCTGCTGAAAGATTGAGGAAACTATTCCAGTAG